Part of the Micromonospora rhizosphaerae genome is shown below.
CGTTGCGCCTCGCTCCAGACCTGGATCGCGAGGCGGAGCACGCCGTCCTCGCCGGTCTGGGTGTCGACGTACGCCAGCGCGCGGTCCAGCGCCTCGATCAGCGGCAGCGGCGGGTCGTGCCGGGCGAGTTCCGCGAAGACCTCCTCCGCACGGCCGACCACGGACTCGGCGATCGAGGTGATCAGGTCGTTCTTGCTCGGGAAGTAGCGGTAGACCGCGCCGACCGAGAGGCCGGCCTCGGCGATCACGTCCTGCATCGAGGTGTTGTGGAAGCCGTCACGCAGGAAGCAGCGCCGGGCCGCGTCGAGGATCTGCTGGCGGCGGGCGGCGCGGTGTTCGTCCGATACGCGTGGCACGACCCACATTCTAAAGCGAACGTTCGTTCTTGACTCGCGATCGGGCAGGGGCGCACTCTCATTCCAAGAGAACGAGCGTTCGTTTTAGGAGTTGAGATGGAAGGCACCCGTACCCGATCGCCCTGGCTGCTCGCGGTGCTGCTCGCCGCCCTGGCGGCGGGGGTGCAGGCGCTGCTCGTACCGCTGTTCGCGGCGCCGGCGGCCCACCTGGCGCCGCGCGACCTGCCGGTCGCAGTGGCCGGGCCGGCGCCCGCGACCACCGAACTCGCCGGCCGGCTGGCCGCCGCCCGGCCCGGCGCGTTCGACGTGACCACGCTGCCCGACGCAGCGGCGGCCGACCGGGCGCTGCGCGACCGCGAGGTGTACGCGGCCTTCGTCGCCGGCCCGGACGGGATCGCGCTGCACACCGCCCCGGCAGCCAGCCCTACGGTCGCCGCCCTCCTCACCGAGGCCTCGGCCCAGCTCGCCGCCGGACGTCCGGTGCCCGTGGTGCAGGTCGTCCCCGCCGACCCGGACGACCCCCGGGGCGCCGGTTTCGCCGCCGGCTTCCTGCCCTTCGCGCTGACCAGCATGCTCGCCGGGGCGCTGCTCACCTTCCTGGTCGCGCACCGGGGCGCCCGGCTGCTCGGGCTGCTCGGCTACGCCGTCCTCGCCGGCCTGGTGGGCGCGGCGGTGCTGCACGGCTGGCTCGGCGTCCTGGACGGCGACCTCTGGCGGGAGGCGGGGGCGATCGGCCTCTTCGCGCTGGCCGCGGCGGGCATCGTCGGCGGACTCGGGGCGCTGCTCGGCGGTCCGGGGATCGGCCTCGGCGCCCTGCTGGTCTTCCTGGTCGGCAACCCGCTCTCCGCGGTCAGCGCCGCGCCGGAGCTGCTGCCGCGGCCGTGGGGCACGGTCGGGCAGTTCCTGCCGGTCGGCGCCGGTGGCACCCTGCTCCGCTCCGCGGCCTTCTTCGGCGGGGCCGGCGCGACCCGGTCGCTCGCGGTGCTGGCGGGTTACGCCGCCGTCGGGCTGGTCCTGGTCCTGGTCGGCCGGTTCCGGCCGGCCGGGAAGGTGGGAACGGCGGTGCCGGAGCGGCGGCCGGCCGAGATCACGGTATGAGCTCGCTTGGCGAGCCGCCTACTACGCGGCGTCGTTGATGGGGGAGGATGTCGGCGTGGAAGCTCTTCGGCTGGTACTTCTCTACGTCCATCTGATCGGGTTCGCGCTGCTGCTCGGCGGCGCGGTCGCCCAGTACGTCGGCGGCCGACTGCGGATCAACGCGGCCATGCTGTGGGGCTCGGTGATCGGCCTGCTGACCGGCATCGGTCTCTCCGCGCCGCTGCGCGAAGGCCCCGAGCCGGCACCCGCCAAACTTGTTACCAAGTTGGTGCTCGCGCTGCTGATCTTTGTCATGGTCTTCTTCTCCCGGAAGCGGGAGTCGGTCAACCGCGGCCACTTCCTCGCCATCATCGGGTTGACCCTGCTGAACGCGGCGGTGGCGGTCTTCTGGCGGTAACGTCCGGACTAGGGGAGGGCCGCGGGAAACAAGCGTTTCGCCTCGCCCGGCCGATTGGCTGGCAGCACGGATAGTGATCTGTCCCACCCAAGGGTTACATGCGGGTAACAGCCACTCAACAGTCGTGCACGATTGTCGGCCGGTCGGTGGGCGCGGGCGTACGCTCCCGTCCGTAACGTGGGACAAGCCGGCGGCACCGTGCAGGCCGGCTTATGGGCTGCCACCGCACATGGAGCGGTGAGCAATGGGAAGGAGACGTCTTGCGCTCTGTGCGTGGGATGCGGATCGCCTCCGTCTTCGCGGTGGGTGGGCTCGTGCTGGGCGCCGCCGCGTGCGGTAAGGCCCCCGAGGAGAACAAGGGCGGCGGCACCGCCGCCAAGAAGTACAGCGCCTGCATGGTGACCGACGTCGGCGGCATCGACGACAAGTCGTTCAACACCTCGGCCTGGAAGGGCCTGCAGGAGGCCAAGAAGGCCAACGACAACATCGACATCAAGAACGTCCAGTCGAAGGCTGAGGCGGACTACGAGGTCAACCTGACCGGGTTCGTCAACCAGAAGTGCGACTTCATCCTGGCCGTCGGCGGCCTGATGTCCGACGCCACGAAGAAGGCCGCCCAGGCCAACCCGAACCAGCAGTTCGCCATCGTCGACTCGAACCCGGGTGTGGACAACGTCTACCCGATGCAGTTCGACACCGCGCAGGCCGCCTTCCAGGCCGGTTACCTGGCCGCCGGGATGAGCAAGACCGGCAAGGTCGGCACCTACGGCGGTCTGCCGATCCCGCCGGTGACCATCTTCATGGACGGCTTCGCCGACGGTGTCGCGTACTACAACAAGGCCAAGGGCAAGAACGTCCAGGTCCTCGGTTGGGACAAGGCGACCCAGAAGGGCTCCTTCACCAACGACTTCGTCAAGCAGGACGAGGGCAAGAAGGTCTCCGACACCCTGGTCGCCCAGGGCGCGGACATCATCATGCCGGTCGCCGGCGGCGCCGGCCTCGGCACCACCGCCGCGGCCCAGGCCTCGAACGGCAAGTACTCGGTCATCTGGGTGGACGTCGACGGCTGCGAGAGCACCCCGAACTGCCCGACGCTGGTGACCACCGTGGTCAAGAACATCCCGGACGCCGTCAAGGAGGCCGTGCTCAAGGCCGCTGGTGGCGAGAAGCTCCAGGCCAAGCCGGGCTTCGTGGGCACCCTGGCCAACAACGGTGTGTCGATCGCCCCGTACCACGACTTCGACAGCAAGGTCCCGGCGGACCTGAAGGCCGAGGTCGACAAGATCAAGGCGGACATCGCCGCCGGCACCATCACGGTCACCTCGAAGGCCCAGCCGACCAAGTGACCGGTCCGCCGGCCGCCGCGGTGAGATCATCGACAGCGGAGGCCGGCGGGCACCACGCATGACGATCCGGCCGCCTCGGCGTACGCGGGGACACCACCCGTGCCGCCGGGGCGGCCGATCCGCTCCACCCCGGGCCGGCTCGGTGCCCGGCGCGACAGCGGCTAGGCTGCACCATCGCTCGCACTCCAGGAGGTTGCGCTGAGACTCGAACTGCGCGGCATCACCAAACGGTTCGGTGACCTGGTCGCCAACGACCACATCGACCTGACGGTGGAGCCTGGAGAGATCCACGCCCTGCTCGGCGAGAACGGCGCCGGCAAGTCGACCCTGATGAACGTGCTCTACGGGCTCTACCAGCCCGACGAGGGCGAGATCCTGGTCGACGGCAAGCCGCTGAAGCTCAGGGGCCCGTCGGACGCGATCGCCGCCGGGATCGGCATGGTGCACCAGCACTTCATGCTGGTGCCGGTCTTCACTGTCGCCGAGAACGTGATGCTCGGCGACGAGCGGGTGAAGGGCGGCATCGCCGGCTTCCTCGACCGGCGGCGCGCGCGGCGCGAGGTCGCCGAGGTCTCCGAGCGGTACAACCTTCGGGTCGACCCGGACGGGGTGATCGAGGACCTGCCGGTCGGCGTCCAGCAGCGGGTGGAGATCGTGAAGGCGCTCACCCGCGAGGTCGACCTGCTGATCCTGGACGAGCCGACGGCGGTGCTCACCCCGCAGGAGACCGAGGAGCTGCTCGCGGTCATGCGGTCGCTCAAGGCCGCCGGCAAGTCGATCGTCTTCATCACCCACAAGCTCGGCGAGGTGAAGGCGATCGCCGACCGGATCACCGTGATCCGGCGCGGGAAGACGGTCGGCACCGCCTCGCCGACCGCCAGCCGGGACGAACTGGCCGCCCTGATGGTCGGCCGCAACGTCCGACTGACCGTCGACAAGAAGCCGGCCGCCCCGGGCAAGCCGATCCTCGAGGTCTCCGGGCTGGTCGTGGACGACGACCGGCAGGTTCGCGCGGTCGACGGCGTGGACCTGACCGTGCACGCCGGCGAGGTCCTCGGCATCGCGGGCGTGCAGGGCAACGGCCAGACCGAGCTGATCGAGGCGATTATGGGCCTGCGGCCGACGCTCGCCGGCACGGTGACCGTCGACGGCGAGGCCGTGCACGGCTGGCCGACCAAGAAGGTGCTCCGCGCCGGGGTCGGTTACGTGCCGGAGGACCGCAGCGTCGACGGCCTTGTCAAGGAGTTCTCCGTCGCGGAGAACCTGGTGCTGGACATCTACGACCGGCCCCCATTCGGCCGGGGACTGTCCCTCAAGCCGGACGCGATCGCGAAGTCGGCGAAGGAGCGGATCGAGCAGTTCGACATCCGTACCTCCTCCGCGGCCGCGCCGGTGGGCACCCTGTCCGGCGGCAACCAGCAGAAGGTGATCGTGGCCCGGGAGCTCTCCCGGCCGCTGAAGCTCTTCGTCGCCGCCCAGCCCACCCGGGGCGTCGACGTCGGCTCGATCGAGTTCATCCACAGCCGGGTGATCCGCGAGCGGGACATCGGCACCGCCGTCCTGGTCGTCTCCAGCGAGCTGGACGAGGTGCTCGGCCTGGCCGACCGGATCGCGGTGATGTACCGCGGCCGGATCATCGGCATCGTCGGCCCGGACACCCCGCGCGAAGAGATTGGCCTGCTGATGGCCGGCATCACCCCCGACTCGGCCGGCGCGGCCCCGGCGACGGGCACCGGTACTACCAGCGACCCCGGCAGCGCGGCCCCGACCGCCGAGGGCCCAGCCAGCAAGGACGAGGCATGACCAACCCCAACCCGGTGTCGGGCTCCCCGGAGAAGGAGCCGGCGACCGAGGCGCAGGCGGCGCGGATAGCCGCCGGCAACTCCGACCGGGCCGCCCCGGCGACCGCACCGGAGCCGCAGCCGCGGCCCTCGCTGGGCCGGCTCTTCCTGGACAACCTCTGGGCCGCCAACACGGTGACCGTCACGGTGCTCGCGCTGGTCCTCGCGATGATCGTGGGCGCCATCCTGATCATCGTCTCGGACCCGGAGGTGCTGTCGACCTACGGCTACCTCACCGCCCGGCCGGCGGACGCGATCACCTCCAGCTGGTCCGTGGTCAGCGAGGCGTATGCCAACCTGTTCAAGGGCGCGATCTACGACCCGGCGGCGACCGGCTGGCAGGGGGCGCTCGGCCCGATCTCCGAGACGCTGACGTACACCGCCCCGCTGGCCTTCACCGGCCTGTCGGTCGCGCTCGCCTTCCGGGGCGGCCTGTTCAACATCGGCGCGCAGGGCCAGGCCACGATCGGCGCCATCCTCTCCGCGCTGGTCGGCTTCGCGCTGCCGCTGCCCTCGGGGCTGCACCTGCTCGTCGCGCTGATCGCCGGCGCGGTCGGCGGGGCGATCTGGGGCTTCATCCCGGGCATCCTCAAGGCGCGCACCGGCGCCCACGAGGTGATCAACACGATCATGCTCAACTACGTCGCGGTCTACTTCCTCGCCTGGCTCATCGTCCAGAACGGGGTGCAGAACCCGAACCGCGCCGACGCGATCAGCAAGCCGGTCGAGTCCTCGTCCCAGCTGCCCCGGCTGCTCGGCGACAACCTGCGGGTGCACGCCGGCATCCTGCTGGCCGTGCTGGTCACCTGGGCCGTCGCCTGGCTGCTCAACCGCTCCACGATCGGCTTCGAGCTGCGCGCCGTGGGCGAGAACCCGAGCGCCGCGCGGACCGCGGGCATCAGCGTGACCCGGACGTACGTGCTGATCATGGTGATCTCGGGCCTGCTCGCCGGTCTGGGCGGCTCGAACATGGTCCTCGGCTCCACGGCCAACGCGCTCACTCCGCTGGTGATCGCGCAGATCGGCTTCGACGGCATCATGGTCAGCCTGCTCGGCCGGGTGAAGCCGTGGGGCGTTCTGCTCGCCGCGCTGCTCTTCGGCGCGCTTCAGGCGGGCGGCAACCGGATGCAGTCGTACTCGGGGATCTCGCTGGAGCTGGTGACCGTGCTCCAGGCGCTGATCGTCATCTTCATCGCCGCGCCGGCCCTGGTAAAGGCGATCTTCCAGCTCCGGGCCGCGCGTGCCGCCCGGTTGCAGACGAGCCTGGCGAAGGGCTGGTAACGGATGTCGACCATGGCTGTCCCGGACGTCGCCGTCGCCCCGGTCGATGAGGGGTTCTGGAACCGCACCCGCAAGGTCGGCGCGTTCCTGCTGGCGCTGGGCGTGCTCGCCGCGGTGCTCTTCGGCGCGCTCGCCACCAACCAGCAGGCCCGCTTCACGCTCAGCGAGACCGAGGGCGGCGCGGCGCTGTCGGTCAACGGCACGACCGGCGCGATCGCCTTCGGCATCATCACCGCCGCGGCCGGCGCCGCCCTGCTGGCGGGGTTGTCGAAGCGCTGGTTCACCCTGGTGCTCGGCGTCGGCCTCGTCGCCTTCGTGCTCAGCTTCCTCTGCTGGCAGGTCTCCGCCGCTCCCGCGGGCCGCAACTTCATGCCGCTGGTCAACATCGTCCGCGGCACCTTCATCCTGGCCCTGCCACTGATCTTCGGCGCGCTGGCCGGCGTGCTCTGCGAGCGCACCGGCGTGGTCAACGTGGCCATCGAGGGGCAACTGCTGATGGGCGCCTTCGCCGGGGCACTCTTCGGCAGTATCTCCGGCGACGTGTGGGTGGGCCTGGTCGCGGCGGCGCTCGGCGGCGCGTTCATCTCGCTGCTGCTGGCGGTCTTCGCGATCCGTTACCTGGTCGACCAGGTGGTCATCGGCGTCGTACTGAACCTGCTCGCGGTGGGCATCACCGGCTTCCTCTACGAGCGGCTGATGCAGACGGACGCACAGAGATACAACAGCGCGCCCCGGTTCTCCAACTGGGAGATCCCGCTGCTGAAGGACATCCCGGTGGTCGGGCCGGCGCTGTTCCGCGGCAACATCTTCCTCTACCTCGGCCTGCTGCTGGTCCTGGTCATCCACATCGGGCTGTTCCGCACCCGGTGGGGCCTGCGGACCCGCTCGGTCGGCGAGCACCCGACCGCCGCGGACACCCTGGGCGTCCGGGTGCAGGCGCTGCGCTACCGCAACGTGATCGTGGCCGGGATGGTCGCCGGCATCGGTGGCGCCTCCTACACGCTGGCGCTCTACTCCTTCACCAAGAACATGATCGGCGGTAAGGGCTTCATCGCCCTGGCCGCGCTGATCTTCGGCCGCTGGAGCCCCACCGGGGCCCTGCTCGCGGCGCTCTTCTTCGGCTTCGCCGACCAGCTCGGCACGTACCTCAGCGCGATCAACAGCATCATCCCGAGCCAGTTCCTGGCCATGCTGCCGTACCTGGCGACGATCCTGGCGGTGGCCGGGCTGGTCGGCCGGGTCCGGGCGCCGGCGGCGGACGGCAAGCCGTACATCAAGGGCTAATGGGGGAAGCTCATGGAGATCGACTGGGCCCGGCTGCGGGCCGCGGCCACCGAGGTGATGCGGCACGCGTACGTGCCGTACTCGAAGTTCCCGGTCGGGGCGGCCGCCCTGGTCGACGACGGCCGGGTGGTGGTCGGCTGCAACGTGGAGAACGCCGCGTACGGCGTGGTGCTCTGCGCCGAGTGCGGGGTGGTCTCCTCGCTGCACGCCACCGGCGGTGGTCGGCTGGTCGCCCTCTCCTGCGTGGACGCCACCGGCGAGCCGCTGATGCCGTGCGGCCGGTGCCGCCAGCTGCTCTGGGAGAACGGCGGCCCGGAGTGCCTGGTCGAGGCGAAGGGCGGCCCGCTGCGGATGGCCGAGCTGCTGCCGCACGCGTTCGGCGTCGAGGATCTGGAGGCGGTGGTCGGCGAGACGCCGGTGCCGGTGGTGCCGGAGCGGCTGGCCGCCTGGCGGGGGCGCGGCACGGTCTTCGTGCACCCGGACCTCTCCGCCGGTCAGCAGGTCTGGACGGCGTACTGGGAGCGGTCCGCCGGGGACACCGAGGGCGCCGAGACCGGCGTGCTGGAGGAGGGCCCGACCTGGGATGACCCGGCCGAGGCGATCACCTGGGGGCTCGCGCGTACGCCCCGGGTGGTGGTGGTCGACGCGGCGGGCACCATCTTCTGGGCCGGTGAGGGCGAGCCGCCGATGGAGATCCCGACCCGTTGGGGCGGCTGAGAAGGAACATGAATGAGTGAGTTCACCGCGGTTGACGTCATCCGGACCAAGCGGGGCGGG
Proteins encoded:
- a CDS encoding cytidine deaminase, with translation MEIDWARLRAAATEVMRHAYVPYSKFPVGAAALVDDGRVVVGCNVENAAYGVVLCAECGVVSSLHATGGGRLVALSCVDATGEPLMPCGRCRQLLWENGGPECLVEAKGGPLRMAELLPHAFGVEDLEAVVGETPVPVVPERLAAWRGRGTVFVHPDLSAGQQVWTAYWERSAGDTEGAETGVLEEGPTWDDPAEAITWGLARTPRVVVVDAAGTIFWAGEGEPPMEIPTRWGG
- a CDS encoding ABC transporter permease, encoding MSTMAVPDVAVAPVDEGFWNRTRKVGAFLLALGVLAAVLFGALATNQQARFTLSETEGGAALSVNGTTGAIAFGIITAAAGAALLAGLSKRWFTLVLGVGLVAFVLSFLCWQVSAAPAGRNFMPLVNIVRGTFILALPLIFGALAGVLCERTGVVNVAIEGQLLMGAFAGALFGSISGDVWVGLVAAALGGAFISLLLAVFAIRYLVDQVVIGVVLNLLAVGITGFLYERLMQTDAQRYNSAPRFSNWEIPLLKDIPVVGPALFRGNIFLYLGLLLVLVIHIGLFRTRWGLRTRSVGEHPTAADTLGVRVQALRYRNVIVAGMVAGIGGASYTLALYSFTKNMIGGKGFIALAALIFGRWSPTGALLAALFFGFADQLGTYLSAINSIIPSQFLAMLPYLATILAVAGLVGRVRAPAADGKPYIKG
- a CDS encoding BMP family lipoprotein, yielding MRIASVFAVGGLVLGAAACGKAPEENKGGGTAAKKYSACMVTDVGGIDDKSFNTSAWKGLQEAKKANDNIDIKNVQSKAEADYEVNLTGFVNQKCDFILAVGGLMSDATKKAAQANPNQQFAIVDSNPGVDNVYPMQFDTAQAAFQAGYLAAGMSKTGKVGTYGGLPIPPVTIFMDGFADGVAYYNKAKGKNVQVLGWDKATQKGSFTNDFVKQDEGKKVSDTLVAQGADIIMPVAGGAGLGTTAAAQASNGKYSVIWVDVDGCESTPNCPTLVTTVVKNIPDAVKEAVLKAAGGEKLQAKPGFVGTLANNGVSIAPYHDFDSKVPADLKAEVDKIKADIAAGTITVTSKAQPTK
- a CDS encoding TetR/AcrR family transcriptional regulator; the protein is MPRVSDEHRAARRQQILDAARRCFLRDGFHNTSMQDVIAEAGLSVGAVYRYFPSKNDLITSIAESVVGRAEEVFAELARHDPPLPLIEALDRALAYVDTQTGEDGVLRLAIQVWSEAQRDPSLAEFVAATYTGLRRHYASVVRRAQQAGEVPADADPEAVGAALFGLVPGYFMQRMLTGSPDRETYLAGVRTLLAAHHPAPR
- a CDS encoding ABC transporter permease; the protein is MTNPNPVSGSPEKEPATEAQAARIAAGNSDRAAPATAPEPQPRPSLGRLFLDNLWAANTVTVTVLALVLAMIVGAILIIVSDPEVLSTYGYLTARPADAITSSWSVVSEAYANLFKGAIYDPAATGWQGALGPISETLTYTAPLAFTGLSVALAFRGGLFNIGAQGQATIGAILSALVGFALPLPSGLHLLVALIAGAVGGAIWGFIPGILKARTGAHEVINTIMLNYVAVYFLAWLIVQNGVQNPNRADAISKPVESSSQLPRLLGDNLRVHAGILLAVLVTWAVAWLLNRSTIGFELRAVGENPSAARTAGISVTRTYVLIMVISGLLAGLGGSNMVLGSTANALTPLVIAQIGFDGIMVSLLGRVKPWGVLLAALLFGALQAGGNRMQSYSGISLELVTVLQALIVIFIAAPALVKAIFQLRAARAARLQTSLAKGW
- a CDS encoding ABC transporter ATP-binding protein, which translates into the protein MDLTVEPGEIHALLGENGAGKSTLMNVLYGLYQPDEGEILVDGKPLKLRGPSDAIAAGIGMVHQHFMLVPVFTVAENVMLGDERVKGGIAGFLDRRRARREVAEVSERYNLRVDPDGVIEDLPVGVQQRVEIVKALTREVDLLILDEPTAVLTPQETEELLAVMRSLKAAGKSIVFITHKLGEVKAIADRITVIRRGKTVGTASPTASRDELAALMVGRNVRLTVDKKPAAPGKPILEVSGLVVDDDRQVRAVDGVDLTVHAGEVLGIAGVQGNGQTELIEAIMGLRPTLAGTVTVDGEAVHGWPTKKVLRAGVGYVPEDRSVDGLVKEFSVAENLVLDIYDRPPFGRGLSLKPDAIAKSAKERIEQFDIRTSSAAAPVGTLSGGNQQKVIVARELSRPLKLFVAAQPTRGVDVGSIEFIHSRVIRERDIGTAVLVVSSELDEVLGLADRIAVMYRGRIIGIVGPDTPREEIGLLMAGITPDSAGAAPATGTGTTSDPGSAAPTAEGPASKDEA